The following coding sequences lie in one Changpingibacter yushuensis genomic window:
- a CDS encoding beta-L-arabinofuranosidase domain-containing protein — MLSSVSGIEFSGESVYDRPRSRMLELAHAYPVDRLLAVFRRNAGLDEHGALPPGGWENFGHPLEQPWNEFDYPGREMAHTANLLRGHYAGHFLSMLSIAAEDTGDPELRGKVDEFVAGLAQVQEALAHSGRFSHPGFLAAYGEWQFSQLENYAPYGEIWAPYYTAHKIMAGLLDAYERVGNTQALRVLTLMGYWVHSRLTKLPAGQRQKMWSLYIAGEYGGMNETLTRLAEVARVPLFHQTASFFEQPNLLETAQTHQDALTGMHANQHLPQMLGYVRQYEATGERSYLEAVLALWDQIVPGRTFAHGGTGSAELWGAPNAVIGSIGRENAETCATYNLIKIANRLFLHTQDSAFAHYVERARLNHIVGSRRNVSSLTSPEVTYMFPVHPGALREYDNVGTCCGGTGLENHVSYGEGMVFEECGGLWLNQYAPMRFRWAEAGATLAVETQYPLGSTVCIRFSHTTVSREMALHVRIPSWLNDSVAVLVNGEEVCMAKPGSFARVTRTWVQGDVVVMEFPLTLRMEPALDDPSAQALFFGPTLLLARSESTRWITAPQLESQSIDGVIAGCAPEQIAESLRTNGSVQLFGQVWEPCWSGGDSRYHMYLRAANTATDAAGNVEPPQRVVLPAQAAADIDSAATP, encoded by the coding sequence ATGCTGTCGAGTGTTTCCGGAATCGAGTTTTCCGGCGAATCCGTCTATGACAGGCCGCGTTCACGCATGTTGGAGCTGGCGCATGCATATCCCGTGGACCGGTTGTTGGCTGTGTTTCGGCGCAATGCCGGGTTGGATGAGCACGGGGCCCTGCCGCCCGGAGGGTGGGAGAACTTCGGTCATCCCCTTGAACAGCCGTGGAACGAGTTCGATTACCCTGGCCGCGAAATGGCACACACCGCGAACCTGCTACGTGGGCATTACGCAGGCCATTTTCTCTCCATGCTCTCAATTGCGGCGGAGGATACTGGTGACCCCGAGTTGCGTGGCAAAGTTGATGAGTTCGTAGCAGGTTTGGCGCAAGTGCAAGAGGCGCTGGCGCATTCTGGGCGGTTCTCCCATCCAGGATTCTTGGCCGCGTACGGAGAATGGCAGTTCTCGCAGTTGGAGAACTACGCCCCATATGGAGAGATCTGGGCTCCGTACTACACGGCTCACAAGATTATGGCGGGACTGCTCGATGCGTACGAACGGGTGGGGAACACGCAAGCACTGCGGGTCCTTACCCTAATGGGATACTGGGTGCATTCTCGGTTAACGAAGCTACCTGCAGGGCAGCGCCAGAAGATGTGGTCCTTATATATCGCTGGCGAGTACGGGGGAATGAATGAGACTCTCACTCGGCTGGCTGAAGTTGCGCGTGTGCCACTCTTCCATCAGACAGCGAGCTTCTTTGAACAGCCCAATCTGCTAGAAACCGCTCAGACCCACCAAGATGCGTTGACGGGTATGCACGCCAACCAGCATTTACCCCAAATGCTTGGATACGTGCGTCAGTATGAGGCGACGGGTGAAAGGAGTTATCTGGAGGCAGTGCTCGCACTGTGGGACCAGATCGTACCTGGACGTACTTTTGCTCACGGCGGCACAGGTTCGGCAGAGCTATGGGGCGCCCCGAACGCTGTCATTGGGAGCATCGGGCGGGAGAATGCCGAAACATGCGCAACCTACAACTTGATCAAGATCGCTAATCGCCTTTTCCTACATACTCAAGATTCCGCGTTCGCTCACTACGTGGAACGGGCGCGGCTCAATCACATTGTTGGTTCCCGCCGAAACGTCAGTTCGCTGACCAGCCCCGAAGTCACGTACATGTTTCCTGTGCATCCGGGAGCATTGCGCGAATATGACAACGTGGGAACATGCTGCGGGGGAACAGGACTTGAAAACCATGTCAGCTATGGCGAAGGTATGGTGTTCGAGGAATGTGGCGGGCTTTGGCTAAACCAGTATGCGCCGATGCGTTTTCGTTGGGCGGAAGCGGGTGCAACGCTAGCAGTCGAGACTCAATACCCGCTCGGTTCCACAGTGTGCATACGGTTCTCTCATACAACGGTCTCGCGTGAAATGGCACTTCATGTGCGGATACCTTCGTGGCTTAACGATTCGGTTGCCGTCCTGGTCAACGGTGAAGAAGTGTGCATGGCAAAGCCCGGTTCGTTTGCGCGAGTAACGCGAACGTGGGTGCAAGGCGACGTAGTAGTCATGGAGTTTCCGCTGACCCTGCGAATGGAACCAGCGTTGGATGACCCGAGCGCACAAGCACTCTTCTTTGGGCCAACTCTCTTGTTGGCACGATCTGAGTCGACTCGTTGGATTACAGCGCCGCAGTTGGAAAGCCAGAGCATTGACGGGGTGATTGCGGGTTGTGCCCCGGAGCAGATCGCCGAATCGCTGCGCACGAATGGTTCTGTCCAGCTCTTTGGGCAGGTGTGGGAGCCGTGTTGGTCTGGAGGAGACTCGCGCTACCACATGTACCTTCGCGCAGCTAACACTGCCACTGATGCGGCTGGAAACGTGGAACCACCCCAACGCGTGGTGCTGCCGGCACAGGCCGCAGCTGACATCGATTCAGCGGCTACACCGTGA